Proteins from one Salinispora arenicola genomic window:
- a CDS encoding methyltransferase, translating into MVPTTSNPQPGLRHRMQHLVYGFFTAQTLHVAARLRIPDLLADGKADVAALAEATDTHAPSLRRLLRALVFLEVLEEPEPGIFVLTEQGGLLRSEAIGSMRELVLLLSGPESWTAWGQLEHGVRTGEVAWEHAHGQSCFAYLAANPQRQAAFNAAMAEGSRAFVPMLMSAYDFSDLETVVDVGGGSGDLLAGLLAAHPRLRGTVFDTPDGVADTARTLAAQGVADRCTVWSGDFFQSVPSGADAYLLKSVLHDWDDKRCVAVLRTVHRATRPDSRILLVESVMPPIVSTSPSVAQVVMNDLNMMVCHGGRERTVAEFQELLRTAGFQLDSVAPCPAPSVMCVLEATPVTDGTQS; encoded by the coding sequence ATGGTACCGACCACGAGCAATCCCCAGCCCGGGCTGCGGCACCGGATGCAACACCTGGTCTACGGATTCTTCACCGCCCAGACGCTGCACGTCGCCGCCCGGCTCCGGATACCGGACCTGCTCGCCGACGGCAAGGCCGACGTCGCCGCGCTGGCCGAGGCCACCGACACACACGCACCGTCGCTGCGTCGGCTCCTCCGGGCGCTGGTGTTCCTGGAGGTGCTGGAGGAGCCGGAGCCCGGCATCTTCGTCCTCACCGAACAGGGCGGGTTGCTGCGGTCAGAAGCCATCGGGTCGATGCGGGAACTGGTGCTGTTGCTCTCCGGGCCGGAGAGCTGGACCGCCTGGGGGCAGCTCGAACACGGCGTCCGCACCGGCGAGGTGGCCTGGGAGCATGCGCACGGACAGAGCTGTTTCGCGTACCTCGCCGCGAACCCCCAGCGGCAGGCGGCGTTCAACGCGGCCATGGCGGAAGGTTCCCGGGCGTTCGTGCCGATGCTGATGTCCGCGTACGACTTCTCCGACCTGGAAACCGTGGTGGACGTCGGCGGTGGCAGTGGGGATCTGCTAGCCGGGCTGCTCGCCGCGCACCCGCGGCTGCGGGGCACGGTCTTCGACACCCCTGATGGCGTGGCCGACACCGCGCGCACGCTCGCCGCGCAGGGCGTGGCCGACCGGTGCACGGTCTGGTCCGGGGACTTCTTCCAGTCGGTGCCATCCGGCGCGGACGCCTACCTGCTCAAGAGCGTCCTGCACGACTGGGACGACAAGCGGTGCGTGGCGGTGCTGCGTACCGTCCACCGTGCGACCCGCCCGGACAGCCGGATCCTGCTCGTGGAGTCCGTCATGCCACCGATCGTCAGCACCAGCCCGAGCGTCGCTCAGGTGGTCATGAACGACCTGAACATGATGGTGTGCCACGGCGGCCGGGAACGCACCGTGGCCGAGTTCCAGGAGCTGTTGCGCACGGCGGGTTTCCAGCTGGATTCGGTCGCACCCTGCCCGGCACCGAGCGTGATGTGCGTTCTGGAGGCGACGCCGGTGACGGACGGAACGCAGTCATGA
- a CDS encoding formylglycine-generating enzyme family protein: MTSLGDLHTTGPTAPPAPATMVHVPGGTFLQGSPERTLDWLEAEGQAFPRDWFTDETPQRPVALRDYLIDRYPVTVAQFADFVACTGYVTSAERAGGSMVYSDYWEIREGACWHRPAGYGSGVRSREDHPVVHISYPDAEAYATWAGKRLPTESEWERAATGRAYRLWPWGDTWDPTRANTAEWTGGSLRGLDEWRQWWSGIHNTQGPVPQTTPVRAFSPRGDSPDGCADMTGNVYEWTSTTAHPYAPETRCDPTIHLVMGRFRAIRGGSWMNFRYQVRCAERLYGDPTGWSNFALGFRCAGDAPESDAEPRRR, from the coding sequence ATGACCAGCCTGGGTGACCTGCACACCACCGGGCCCACCGCCCCGCCGGCCCCCGCCACGATGGTCCACGTCCCGGGTGGCACGTTCCTGCAGGGGTCGCCGGAGCGGACGTTGGACTGGCTGGAGGCCGAGGGGCAGGCCTTCCCCCGAGACTGGTTCACCGACGAGACGCCGCAGCGACCGGTGGCCCTGCGCGACTACCTCATCGACCGGTACCCGGTGACTGTTGCCCAGTTCGCCGACTTCGTCGCCTGCACCGGGTACGTGACCTCGGCCGAGCGGGCCGGCGGCAGCATGGTCTACAGCGACTACTGGGAGATCCGCGAGGGCGCGTGCTGGCACCGTCCTGCCGGCTACGGCAGCGGCGTCCGCAGCCGCGAGGACCATCCGGTCGTGCACATCTCGTACCCCGACGCCGAGGCATATGCGACGTGGGCGGGCAAACGGCTACCGACCGAGTCGGAGTGGGAACGGGCGGCGACCGGGCGGGCGTACCGGCTCTGGCCCTGGGGGGACACCTGGGACCCAACCCGGGCCAACACCGCCGAGTGGACCGGCGGCAGCCTCCGCGGGCTCGACGAGTGGCGGCAGTGGTGGTCGGGAATCCACAACACCCAGGGGCCGGTGCCGCAGACCACGCCGGTGCGCGCGTTCTCACCGCGTGGCGACAGCCCCGACGGCTGTGCCGACATGACGGGCAACGTGTACGAGTGGACCTCGACCACCGCTCACCCGTACGCGCCCGAAACCCGCTGTGACCCCACCATCCACCTTGTGATGGGCCGGTTTCGGGCGATCCGTGGCGGCTCCTGGATGAACTTTCGCTACCAGGTCCGATGCGCGGAGCGGCTCTACGGAGATCCCACCGGCTGGTCCAACTTCGCCCTCGGCTTCCGCTGCGCGGGCGACGCGCCCGAGTCCGACGCCGAACCCCGCAGGAGGTAG
- a CDS encoding MoaD/ThiS family protein: protein MVTVLPSAGWAHREQMTFACHEDTVRDVIREFVESYPHYRRRLLDDDGEPLTYDSVTSTATSSRPPTVPGWTPADSTVAIVAPLAGG, encoded by the coding sequence ATGGTCACGGTGCTGCCGTCGGCGGGCTGGGCCCACCGCGAACAAATGACGTTCGCGTGCCATGAAGACACCGTGCGCGACGTCATCCGAGAGTTCGTCGAGTCCTACCCGCACTACCGGCGACGGCTGCTCGACGACGACGGTGAGCCCCTGACCTACGACAGCGTCACCTCGACGGCGACCTCGTCGAGGCCACCAACCGTTCCCGGGTGGACGCCCGCCGACAGCACGGTAGCCATCGTTGCGCCCCTGGCCGGGGGGTGA
- a CDS encoding NDP-hexose 2,3-dehydratase family protein, producing the protein MVLHTEARPRPGRADRDHLVARLARSARHRPRPVADLDAWLDARTRANPYEITEVPFAELTGWSFAPHSGDLVHDSGRFFSVEGLHVRTDGGPVDEWWQPIIHQPDRAILGILAREIDGVLHFLLQAKMEPGNVNGMQFSPTVQSTPSNYLRTHRGARSRYVEYFLETGRGRVLVDVLQSEQGSWFRGKRNRNIVVEVTDDIEPHQDFVWLTLGQIHDLLHRPNLVNMDARTVLSCLPGHAVAADPAAPGIAAAVARSSLADDDAAWQPLLQVRNWLTANKADRTLVAHQVPLRQVRDWHCGDADIRHRSGRFFRIVGRAVRASNREVAQWRQPLLAPCGTGLVAFVVRRLGGVLHVLAHADLRPGYRDIVELGPTVQCTPDNFTGVHRPAYLDLVCSDQVQVHYDVLQSEEGGRFHHAVTRHLVVEVGPEFPATTPPDYTWVTLRQLTAMTAFSYQVNIEARSLLLCLRALT; encoded by the coding sequence ATGGTCCTGCACACAGAAGCCCGACCTCGTCCCGGGCGCGCCGACCGGGACCACCTCGTCGCCCGGCTGGCCCGGTCGGCACGACACCGCCCGCGTCCGGTCGCCGACCTGGATGCCTGGCTGGACGCGCGGACACGGGCCAACCCTTACGAGATCACCGAGGTGCCGTTCGCCGAGCTGACCGGATGGTCATTCGCGCCGCACAGCGGTGACCTGGTGCATGACAGCGGCCGGTTCTTCAGCGTCGAGGGCCTCCACGTCCGCACCGACGGTGGGCCGGTCGACGAGTGGTGGCAGCCGATCATCCACCAGCCGGACCGGGCCATCCTCGGCATCCTGGCCCGTGAGATCGACGGCGTGCTGCACTTTCTTCTACAGGCCAAGATGGAGCCGGGCAACGTCAACGGCATGCAGTTCTCCCCAACCGTGCAGTCCACCCCCAGCAACTACCTGCGGACGCACCGCGGCGCACGGTCCCGATACGTGGAGTACTTCCTGGAAACCGGGCGTGGACGGGTGCTGGTTGACGTGCTCCAGTCGGAGCAGGGTTCCTGGTTTCGCGGCAAACGCAACCGCAACATCGTCGTCGAGGTGACCGACGACATCGAACCGCACCAGGACTTCGTGTGGCTCACCCTCGGTCAGATCCACGACCTGCTGCACCGGCCCAACCTCGTCAACATGGACGCCCGTACCGTGCTCTCCTGCCTGCCCGGCCACGCGGTCGCGGCCGACCCCGCTGCCCCGGGCATCGCCGCCGCCGTCGCGCGGTCCTCGCTGGCCGACGACGACGCGGCGTGGCAGCCGTTGCTCCAGGTCCGCAACTGGTTGACCGCCAACAAGGCCGATCGGACCTTGGTGGCTCACCAGGTACCGCTGCGGCAGGTACGCGACTGGCACTGCGGTGACGCCGACATCCGGCACCGTTCCGGCCGGTTCTTTCGGATCGTCGGGCGTGCCGTGCGGGCCAGCAACCGGGAGGTGGCCCAGTGGCGACAGCCGCTCCTGGCCCCCTGCGGCACTGGTCTGGTCGCCTTCGTCGTCCGGCGTCTCGGCGGCGTCCTGCACGTGCTCGCCCACGCCGATCTACGACCCGGCTACCGGGACATCGTGGAGCTGGGCCCGACCGTGCAGTGCACTCCGGACAACTTCACCGGCGTGCACCGTCCCGCCTACCTGGACCTGGTCTGTTCCGACCAGGTCCAGGTCCATTACGACGTCCTTCAGTCCGAGGAGGGTGGACGGTTCCACCATGCGGTGACGCGGCACCTGGTGGTGGAGGTGGGCCCGGAGTTTCCGGCCACGACCCCGCCGGACTACACCTGGGTGACCCTGCGCCAACTCACCGCTATGACCGCGTTCAGCTACCAGGTCAACATCGAGGCGCGTAGCCTGCTGCTCTGCCTGCGGGCGCTGACATGA
- a CDS encoding cytochrome P450: MTGYQDRPTGDQPGAPVPSGSTDPGIGAFPLPRRCPFSPPAEYARLRAEHPVVRLPMLGGDTAWVVSRHADVRQVLSDPRMSADRRRPGFPKFAPTTEGQRQASFANFRPPLNWLDPPEHAICRRQIVDEFSVRRVRQSRALVERVVDTHLDALTAAAPGADLVSTFAYPVPSQVICEVLGVPYGEHEFFERRSTLMFRRSTPADERARCAREIRDFLDVVVTDKEHRPGDDVLSRLLYRQRRAGGVDHEAVVSMAFVLLVAGHVTTSNMLALSVLALLTHPARLARLRAEPERFPAAVEELLRYFTVVEAATARTATAEVTIGGVTIAAGEGVVALGQAANRDPRVFEHPDEFDPDRDARAHLAFGHGRHICPGQHLARLEMEVALSRLFRRLPGLRLTMEVSDLPLKEDSNIFGLYALPVAW, from the coding sequence ATGACCGGGTACCAGGACCGACCGACCGGCGACCAGCCCGGCGCTCCGGTGCCGTCAGGGTCGACCGATCCGGGCATCGGCGCGTTTCCGCTGCCCCGGCGCTGCCCCTTCAGCCCACCTGCCGAGTACGCCCGACTACGCGCCGAGCATCCGGTCGTCCGGCTGCCGATGCTCGGCGGTGACACGGCCTGGGTGGTCTCCCGGCACGCCGACGTCCGGCAGGTGCTCAGCGATCCCCGGATGAGCGCGGACCGACGTCGACCCGGTTTCCCGAAGTTCGCGCCGACGACGGAGGGCCAGCGGCAGGCGTCGTTCGCGAACTTCCGCCCACCGTTGAACTGGCTGGACCCGCCGGAGCACGCCATCTGTCGGCGACAGATCGTCGACGAGTTCTCCGTGCGCCGGGTCCGGCAGTCACGGGCGTTGGTCGAACGGGTGGTCGACACGCACCTCGACGCGTTGACCGCCGCCGCGCCCGGCGCCGACCTGGTGTCGACGTTCGCCTACCCGGTCCCATCACAGGTGATCTGTGAGGTACTCGGCGTGCCCTACGGCGAGCACGAGTTCTTCGAGCGCCGTTCGACGCTGATGTTCCGCCGGAGCACGCCGGCCGACGAACGCGCCCGCTGTGCCCGGGAGATCCGCGACTTTCTCGACGTGGTGGTTACCGACAAGGAGCACCGTCCCGGCGACGACGTGCTCAGCCGGCTGCTGTACCGGCAGCGCCGCGCCGGTGGCGTGGACCACGAGGCCGTGGTGAGCATGGCTTTCGTGCTGCTGGTCGCCGGGCATGTCACCACGTCCAATATGCTCGCGTTGAGCGTGCTGGCTCTGCTCACTCATCCGGCACGGCTGGCCCGGCTACGCGCCGAACCGGAACGGTTCCCGGCCGCCGTGGAGGAACTGCTGCGGTACTTCACCGTGGTCGAGGCGGCGACGGCCCGCACCGCCACCGCCGAGGTCACGATCGGCGGGGTGACCATCGCGGCGGGAGAGGGGGTGGTGGCGCTGGGGCAGGCGGCGAACCGTGATCCGAGGGTGTTCGAACACCCCGACGAGTTCGACCCCGACCGGGACGCCCGTGCGCACCTCGCCTTCGGCCACGGCCGGCACATCTGCCCGGGTCAGCATCTCGCTCGGTTGGAGATGGAGGTCGCGCTCAGTCGCCTGTTCCGGCGGCTGCCCGGCCTAAGACTCACGATGGAGGTTTCCGACCTGCCCCTCAAGGAGGACAGCAACATCTTTGGGTTGTACGCCCTACCGGTCGCCTGGTGA
- a CDS encoding SRPBCC family protein, which translates to MNRIFDGLQDTDRELREHPNGMSILVIRRSYDASPEEVWDAITDPQRLVRWFLPVAGDLRAGGRFHLEGNASGEIRRCERPSLIGLTWESGGGSSEVQLRLTPDGESTVLELEHAPVPADTVLNAGPGLWGLGAGWEMGLLALGDYLAGELPGGRAVDWIATAGPEQVAAAAAAADRIGGAWEKLITGRP; encoded by the coding sequence ATGAACAGGATCTTCGACGGGCTCCAGGACACCGACCGCGAGTTGCGGGAACACCCGAACGGTATGAGCATCCTGGTGATCCGGCGCAGCTACGACGCCTCCCCGGAGGAGGTATGGGACGCCATCACCGATCCACAGCGCCTGGTCCGCTGGTTTCTGCCCGTCGCCGGTGACCTCCGGGCCGGCGGCCGCTTTCATTTGGAGGGCAACGCCAGCGGCGAGATTCGCCGGTGCGAGCGGCCCAGCCTGATCGGCCTGACCTGGGAGTCGGGTGGTGGCAGCAGCGAAGTTCAGCTACGACTCACCCCGGACGGCGAGTCCACCGTCCTGGAACTGGAGCACGCTCCGGTGCCGGCGGACACCGTGCTGAACGCCGGTCCCGGCCTCTGGGGGCTGGGCGCGGGCTGGGAGATGGGCCTGCTGGCGCTGGGTGACTACCTGGCCGGCGAACTGCCCGGGGGACGGGCGGTCGACTGGATCGCCACCGCCGGACCCGAGCAGGTGGCGGCGGCCGCGGCGGCGGCCGACCGGATCGGCGGCGCGTGGGAGAAGCTGATCACCGGACGGCCCTGA
- a CDS encoding macrolide family glycosyltransferase yields MHQRHILFANVQGHGHIYPSLGLVSELVRRGHRISYVTTPLFADVVTTAGATVVPYKSEFDTFHVPDAVTKADAETQLHLVYVRENEAILRAAEDGLGDDIPDLVAYDVFPFIAGRLLATRWRRPAVRLSAGFTANEHYSLFEELWKNHGQRHPADVPEVNDVIVDLLARYGVHTPVRQFWNEIEDLNIAFLPKSFQPFSETFDNDRFAFVGPTLTNRPVRTGWQPPTPDTPVILVSLGNQFNEHPEFFRTCAEAFADTRWQTVLAIGTFLDPAALDPLPPNAEAHPWIPFHEVLPHADACVTHGTTGAVLDSLAAGVPLVLVPHFATEAAPSARRVVELGLGYELTPEQVEPATIRATVQRFHDDTALRERVDRMRHEIQTAGGPPAAADRIERYLNQSRG; encoded by the coding sequence ATGCACCAGCGGCACATTCTCTTCGCCAACGTCCAGGGACACGGACACATCTACCCCTCGCTCGGCCTGGTGAGCGAGTTGGTTCGGCGGGGCCACCGGATCAGCTACGTCACGACACCGCTCTTCGCCGACGTGGTGACCACGGCCGGCGCCACCGTGGTGCCGTACAAGTCCGAGTTCGACACTTTCCACGTACCCGACGCCGTCACGAAGGCGGACGCGGAAACCCAGTTACACCTGGTGTACGTCCGGGAGAACGAGGCGATCCTGCGCGCCGCCGAGGACGGGCTCGGCGACGACATCCCGGATCTCGTGGCCTACGACGTCTTCCCGTTCATCGCCGGACGGTTGCTGGCGACCCGGTGGCGTCGTCCGGCCGTCCGCCTCAGCGCCGGCTTCACCGCCAACGAGCACTACTCCCTCTTCGAAGAGCTGTGGAAGAATCACGGTCAGCGCCACCCTGCGGACGTGCCGGAGGTCAACGACGTGATCGTCGATCTGCTCGCCCGCTACGGGGTGCACACCCCGGTCCGACAATTCTGGAACGAAATCGAAGACCTCAACATCGCATTCCTGCCGAAGTCCTTCCAGCCCTTCTCGGAAACCTTCGACAACGACCGTTTCGCCTTCGTCGGGCCGACGCTGACCAATCGGCCGGTACGCACCGGCTGGCAGCCCCCCACTCCGGACACTCCGGTGATCCTGGTGTCACTTGGCAACCAGTTCAACGAGCATCCAGAGTTCTTCCGGACCTGCGCCGAGGCGTTCGCCGACACCCGGTGGCAGACAGTGTTGGCGATCGGCACCTTCCTCGACCCCGCCGCTCTGGATCCACTGCCGCCGAACGCAGAGGCCCATCCGTGGATCCCGTTCCACGAGGTCCTGCCACACGCGGACGCCTGCGTCACCCACGGTACGACCGGCGCCGTGCTGGACTCCCTGGCAGCCGGCGTACCACTGGTCCTGGTGCCGCACTTCGCGACCGAGGCCGCACCATCGGCGCGCCGCGTCGTCGAGCTGGGGCTCGGCTACGAGCTGACGCCGGAGCAGGTCGAGCCGGCGACCATCCGAGCTACCGTGCAACGGTTCCACGACGACACGGCGCTGCGCGAGCGGGTCGATCGGATGCGACACGAGATCCAGACGGCCGGTGGCCCGCCGGCGGCAGCCGACCGGATCGAGAGGTACCTGAACCAGTCCCGGGGATGA
- a CDS encoding toxin-antitoxin system YwqK family antitoxin, with amino-acid sequence MHVSIPPTSDEKDARGRKTGLWTDPDPHGGVMVGEYVEGERQGTWRHFSADGRLRAEGGFDKGTVHGEWVWHRSSGEIMQRGGFDHGRKHGTWTRWNTAGEMVDRGDYANDKKVGEWTTFNPDGTVKRTVTHRARR; translated from the coding sequence ATGCACGTGAGTATCCCACCGACTTCTGACGAGAAGGACGCGCGAGGCCGCAAGACCGGCCTCTGGACCGACCCGGACCCGCACGGCGGTGTGATGGTTGGCGAGTATGTCGAGGGCGAGCGGCAGGGCACCTGGCGGCACTTCTCCGCCGACGGCAGGTTGCGTGCGGAGGGCGGCTTCGACAAGGGGACCGTGCACGGCGAGTGGGTGTGGCATCGCTCGTCTGGCGAAATCATGCAGCGGGGCGGATTCGACCACGGACGCAAGCATGGCACGTGGACGAGGTGGAACACCGCCGGTGAAATGGTCGACCGGGGTGACTACGCCAACGACAAGAAGGTCGGTGAGTGGACGACCTTCAACCCGGACGGCACGGTGAAGCGCACGGTGACCCACCGCGCCCGCCGTTGA
- a CDS encoding dTDP-4-dehydrorhamnose 3,5-epimerase family protein yields the protein MKVRALAVPGSFEFTPQTHEDHRGVFVSPMQQTPFVEAVGHRFEVAQTNHSRSARGVLRGVHFTATPPGQAKYVHCPHGRVLDVVVDLRVGSPAFGTWDAVELDPISFRAVYLPVGVGHTFLALEDDSIVSYLASTEYAAERELGVNPLDPQLALPWPKGTEFCLSERDRTAVSLEEAMRSGILPRH from the coding sequence ATGAAAGTACGCGCCCTGGCGGTTCCGGGTAGTTTCGAATTCACCCCTCAGACGCACGAGGACCATCGCGGGGTCTTCGTCTCACCCATGCAGCAGACCCCGTTCGTCGAGGCCGTCGGCCACCGGTTCGAGGTGGCGCAAACCAACCACAGCCGCTCCGCACGAGGCGTGCTACGGGGAGTGCACTTCACCGCCACACCGCCCGGGCAGGCCAAGTACGTCCACTGTCCGCACGGCCGCGTCCTCGACGTGGTGGTGGACCTACGGGTCGGATCCCCGGCCTTCGGCACCTGGGACGCCGTCGAGCTGGACCCGATCTCGTTCCGCGCGGTCTATCTGCCGGTGGGGGTGGGTCACACGTTCCTCGCACTGGAGGACGACTCGATCGTGTCCTACCTGGCTTCCACCGAGTACGCGGCTGAGCGGGAGTTGGGCGTGAACCCGCTCGACCCGCAACTGGCCCTGCCGTGGCCGAAGGGGACGGAGTTCTGCCTCTCCGAGCGGGACCGCACCGCGGTCAGCCTCGAGGAGGCGATGAGGTCGGGGATCCTTCCGCGTCACTGA
- the rfbD gene encoding dTDP-4-dehydrorhamnose reductase, translating to MNGRTPGPWLVTGAGGMLGREVIAELGRAGLPAAGTDRHELDVTDPERVRTAFRAYRPAVVVNCAGWTAVDAAEEQEAAAHAVNGRGPELLAEECRRSGAVLLQLSTDYVFDGRGSSPYAEDAPVAPRSAYGRTKLAGEAAVLHGLPETGYVIRTAWLYGAGGPNFVHSIIRAERSRATVDIVDDQCGQPTWARDLAAHLVLLGGAARRGGAPAGIYHGTGGGDTTWYEFGRQIFAALGADPARVRPTSSEWLAWRAPRPAYSVLGHDRWRLAGMAPLRSWRTAFRAAFDEVRRAVT from the coding sequence GTGAACGGCCGTACCCCCGGTCCGTGGCTGGTCACCGGCGCGGGGGGCATGCTCGGGCGGGAGGTGATCGCCGAACTGGGCCGCGCCGGGCTTCCCGCGGCCGGCACCGACCGTCACGAGCTGGACGTCACGGATCCGGAACGGGTACGGACGGCGTTCCGTGCGTACCGCCCGGCCGTGGTGGTGAACTGCGCTGGCTGGACGGCCGTCGATGCCGCCGAGGAGCAGGAAGCGGCGGCTCACGCCGTGAACGGCAGGGGCCCGGAGCTGCTGGCGGAGGAGTGCCGGCGTTCCGGCGCCGTGCTTCTGCAACTGTCCACGGACTACGTCTTCGACGGCAGAGGGTCCTCGCCGTACGCCGAGGATGCGCCGGTCGCGCCGCGCAGCGCGTACGGTCGCACCAAGCTGGCCGGCGAGGCGGCGGTGCTGCACGGGCTGCCGGAAACGGGCTACGTCATCCGCACCGCCTGGCTGTACGGCGCCGGTGGGCCCAACTTCGTCCATTCGATCATCCGGGCGGAACGATCGAGGGCGACCGTCGACATTGTTGACGACCAGTGTGGGCAGCCGACGTGGGCCCGTGACCTGGCGGCCCACCTGGTGCTGCTGGGTGGCGCGGCGCGGCGCGGGGGCGCACCGGCGGGGATCTACCACGGCACCGGCGGCGGCGACACGACCTGGTACGAGTTCGGCCGGCAGATCTTCGCCGCCTTGGGCGCTGATCCCGCTCGGGTCCGGCCCACGTCGAGCGAGTGGCTCGCGTGGCGGGCGCCACGGCCGGCGTACAGCGTGCTGGGACACGACCGGTGGCGGCTGGCGGGGATGGCCCCGCTGCGTTCCTGGCGGACGGCGTTCCGTGCGGCGTTCGACGAGGTGCGCCGTGCGGTGACGTGA
- a CDS encoding GDP-mannose 4,6-dehydratase, with product MTTRFLVIGGAGSISSHCVRTLCSNNYRHHQYPEKRIPLFVTDLLDGRTVPLHSDGGNIRDWLHVGDHVRGIELVRTGGRLGETCIVGGEVELTNRELTELDLRACLRVGRQRDLCGDHKGHGRRYAVACTEIREERGYRPRVSFAGGLAETVAWWRANRDRWEPLKAAVR from the coding sequence ATGACCACTCGCTTCCTGGTCATCGGCGGAGCCGGGTCCATCAGCTCGCACTGCGTACGGACCCTCTGCTCGAACAACTACCGGCACCACCAGTATCCGGAGAAGAGAATCCCGCTCTTCGTCACCGACCTGCTCGACGGGCGTACCGTGCCGCTCCACAGCGACGGCGGCAACATCCGGGACTGGCTGCACGTCGGCGACCACGTGCGGGGCATCGAGCTGGTCCGTACGGGCGGTCGCCTGGGGGAGACGTGCATCGTCGGCGGTGAAGTCGAGCTCACCAACAGGGAGCTCACCGAGCTGGACCTGCGGGCGTGTCTGCGAGTGGGACGACAGCGTGACCTGTGTGGGGACCACAAGGGCCATGGCCGCCGCTACGCGGTGGCCTGCACGGAGATCCGCGAGGAGCGGGGCTACCGGCCCCGCGTCTCGTTCGCCGGCGGGCTGGCCGAGACGGTCGCCTGGTGGCGTGCCAATCGCGATCGGTGGGAGCCGTTGAAGGCCGCCGTCCGGTGA
- a CDS encoding PhzF family phenazine biosynthesis protein has translation MAGPPWRRNVSPPTPSGPTARPFPPGGVVEDPATGAAAAALGGYLRCVSCPRRVCGRSRRGLLGRRGRRTW, from the coding sequence ATGGCGGGGCCACCGTGGCGTCGCAACGTGAGTCCGCCCACACCGTCAGGCCCGACGGCCCGGCCCTTCCCGCCGGGAGGCGTCGTCGAGGATCCCGCCACTGGCGCGGCAGCCGCGGCGTTGGGCGGCTACCTACGTTGTGTTTCCTGCCCTCGGCGCGTTTGCGGTCGTAGTAGGCGCGGCTTGCTAGGTCGGCGAGGGCGGCGAACATGGTGA